Proteins encoded by one window of Salicibibacter halophilus:
- a CDS encoding sigma-w pathway protein ysdB: protein MMTLLLQLFVLAALIILVYTIVRYLRSPLRKLEQAQNDNQYFLYDDREHVRKNLFLTYKGAMFEGEKHVGSTDRSFEVVRISVRPKRTDKLEGLEYDDFMFIEKEIKDHYPHASIDWKSPVNELMKKRK from the coding sequence ATGATGACCCTGTTGCTTCAATTGTTCGTGCTGGCCGCTCTGATCATTCTTGTTTATACCATTGTCCGCTATTTGCGCAGCCCTTTACGAAAATTGGAGCAGGCGCAAAACGACAATCAATATTTTCTGTATGATGATAGGGAACATGTGCGTAAAAATTTATTCCTCACGTATAAAGGCGCGATGTTTGAAGGAGAAAAACACGTCGGATCCACCGACCGCTCTTTTGAAGTCGTTCGCATATCGGTACGCCCAAAACGAACAGATAAGCTGGAAGGCTTGGAATATGATGACTTCATGTTTATTGAAAAAGAAATCAAAGACCACTACCCTCATGCTTCGATCGATTGGAAAAGTCCGGTTAATGAGTTGATGAAAAAAAGAAAATAA
- a CDS encoding CvpA family protein: MLSLFILLILLAKFFVGLRRGFVLQFFHLISFFGSLIVAFLFFGPFADYLRLWLPYPQFLDGGNGGMMIPEFSLESVYYNGIAFAILFFATRILLRMIASLLDFVRYLPIVRTLNNLLGAVLGFIEGYLIVFVLLLVAALIPVEAVQDTIAGSAVARLIIEQTPFLSQWLPDVWT, encoded by the coding sequence ATGTTAAGTCTGTTTATACTGTTGATATTGCTCGCGAAATTCTTTGTAGGGCTGCGCCGGGGATTTGTCTTGCAATTTTTTCACCTTATCAGTTTTTTCGGGTCATTGATTGTTGCCTTTTTATTTTTTGGCCCATTCGCCGATTATTTACGGCTATGGCTGCCGTACCCCCAATTTTTGGACGGGGGCAATGGAGGCATGATGATCCCCGAATTTAGTTTGGAAAGCGTGTATTATAACGGGATTGCCTTCGCCATCCTTTTTTTTGCCACGCGCATTTTGTTGCGTATGATTGCTTCCTTGTTGGACTTCGTTCGCTACCTGCCTATTGTGCGCACCTTGAATAATCTGCTCGGAGCTGTTTTAGGCTTCATTGAAGGGTATCTCATCGTTTTTGTCTTATTGCTTGTGGCCGCATTAATCCCTGTTGAAGCTGTTCAGGATACGATTGCGGGTTCTGCGGTCGCCAGACTGATCATTGAACAAACGCCGTTTTTATCCCAATGGTTGCCGGATGTATGGACGTAA
- a CDS encoding MTH1187 family thiamine-binding protein, translating into MAMADISIVPIVEEKNSSLGEEVAAIHEELDKHKDKVKYELTPMSTVIEGDIEDLFTVIQALHNVPVQRGWTRISTDIRIDDRRDGEAHTIEEKKARVNQFKN; encoded by the coding sequence ATGGCGATGGCAGACATTTCCATTGTACCGATTGTGGAAGAGAAAAACAGTAGTCTAGGCGAAGAAGTCGCGGCTATCCATGAAGAATTGGATAAACACAAAGATAAAGTGAAATATGAATTAACTCCGATGAGTACCGTCATTGAAGGCGATATCGAGGATTTGTTCACCGTGATTCAAGCGCTTCACAATGTGCCGGTGCAGCGCGGATGGACAAGAATTTCTACCGATATTCGTATCGATGACCGAAGAGACGGGGAAGCACATACAATCGAAGAGAAAAAAGCACGCGTCAATCAATTTAAAAATTAA
- a CDS encoding M42 family metallopeptidase, which produces MTQLDETQTMLKELTDANAVPGNERESREVMEKHIAPYADEVTTDNLGSLIAKKTGKEGGPKVMVAGHLDEVGFMVTQIDDNGFLKFQTLGGWWEQVMLAQRVNVLTKKGTIVGVIGSKPPHVLPADQRKKVVDKKEMFIDIGAANKEEAEEFGVRPGDSVVPICDFTVMNNEKLMMAKAWDNRIGCAIAIEVLKKLEGKTHPNVVYGVGTVQEEVGLRGARTSAHAIQPDIGFAVDVGIAGDTPGISKDEARADIGHGPQILVYDASLISHKGLRDFVVDTAEEIDIPYQFDAMAAGGTDGGAIHLTADGVPALSISVATRYIHTHAGILHRDDFEHAVDLIVAVIEKLDDDTVKQITFQ; this is translated from the coding sequence GTGACACAATTAGACGAAACACAAACAATGCTAAAAGAGTTAACAGACGCGAACGCTGTGCCGGGGAACGAACGGGAGTCCCGCGAAGTGATGGAGAAGCATATTGCTCCGTATGCGGATGAAGTCACCACCGACAATTTGGGAAGCTTAATTGCAAAAAAGACGGGGAAAGAAGGCGGACCGAAGGTAATGGTTGCCGGCCATCTTGATGAAGTCGGCTTCATGGTCACGCAAATTGACGATAACGGTTTTTTGAAGTTTCAAACCCTCGGTGGTTGGTGGGAGCAAGTGATGCTCGCGCAACGCGTCAATGTGCTCACAAAAAAAGGGACCATTGTCGGCGTGATCGGATCAAAGCCACCGCATGTGCTTCCTGCCGATCAACGCAAAAAAGTGGTTGATAAAAAAGAGATGTTTATTGATATCGGCGCCGCAAACAAAGAAGAAGCTGAAGAATTTGGCGTGCGGCCGGGCGATTCGGTGGTCCCTATTTGTGACTTTACCGTTATGAATAACGAGAAATTGATGATGGCAAAAGCATGGGATAACCGGATCGGGTGCGCGATTGCTATTGAAGTGTTGAAAAAACTGGAAGGGAAAACGCATCCGAACGTTGTCTACGGGGTCGGTACCGTCCAGGAAGAAGTTGGGTTGCGAGGGGCGCGAACATCAGCGCATGCCATTCAACCTGATATTGGTTTTGCCGTCGATGTCGGTATTGCCGGTGATACACCGGGCATTTCCAAGGATGAAGCACGGGCCGATATCGGACACGGGCCGCAAATCCTCGTTTATGACGCATCCCTGATTTCACACAAAGGCTTGCGTGACTTCGTCGTCGATACAGCTGAAGAAATTGACATCCCTTACCAATTTGACGCGATGGCTGCAGGCGGAACCGACGGAGGGGCGATCCATTTAACCGCGGACGGTGTCCCTGCCCTTTCCATCAGTGTAGCAACCCGTTATATTCATACGCATGCCGGAATTTTGCATCGGGATGATTTTGAGCATGCCGTTGATTTAATCGTGGCGGTCATTGAAAAACTCGATGACGACACGGTGAAACAAATTACATTCCAATGA
- the pheT gene encoding phenylalanine--tRNA ligase subunit beta, with the protein MLVSYQWLTDYIDLSDVTPEEVAEKLTRGGVEVDRLHRYHNGTDGVIVGEVQETTPHPEAEKLTVCQVDVGEQTQQIICGASNVQKGQKVAVAMPGTILPGNKKIEETTIRGEPSAGMICALDELGFNEQLLAKTEQDQIVELPEKAASGDDALEILGLNDVIMELDLTPNRPDCLSMLGVAYELSALLDRPIHHPEYTHGVIRKNAADRIAVEVTNGEDVPYYGAKVIDKVTVAPSPLWLQTRLMAAGIRPINNIVDITNYVLLEYGQPLHAFDYDRFGSEEIVTRRAEQEEKIETLDGQDRTLSGGEVLITNGNAPMAIAGVMGGASAEVQTDTTSVLLESAQFDALQVRKTSGKLGLRSESSQRFEKGLDFERTAEAAERAATLIEQITGGLVLKGTVESGELPPVVQEVHLNLGRVNMRLGTELGAEEVETLLHRLGLEVTDIGNKWQVRIPSRRLDLSIEEDLMEEIARLYGYDRIPTTLPVGARSAGALTDEQKRRRRLRRFLESTGMQEAITYSLTSVQKANKFLLPQSNHKMRVLMPMSEEREVLRRSLIPHLLEGGVYNANRQLDDFFLFEIGTVFEAQADENKQPAEHEHVAGVLSGQWYNHAWNGEEIEVDFYVVKGMVEGMLKQAGKEKNVSFRARKREGMHPGRSAEVLIDGETVGFLGQLHPLEQEAYGLSATYLFELNAKVIFAADNEEFRYQPLPRFPAIRRDLAVVADANIAAAEVEAVIAEASGEWLEDIHLFDVYQGDNIEAGKKSLAYSLLYLNRERTLKDEEIAEIHDEIVASLRSRLGASLRE; encoded by the coding sequence ATGCTCGTTTCCTATCAATGGTTAACGGATTATATTGATTTATCGGATGTTACCCCGGAGGAGGTCGCTGAAAAACTCACCCGCGGAGGGGTAGAAGTTGATCGACTTCATCGCTATCATAACGGAACCGATGGTGTCATCGTCGGGGAGGTGCAGGAGACAACTCCTCACCCGGAAGCAGAAAAATTAACGGTTTGCCAAGTGGATGTTGGGGAGCAGACGCAGCAAATCATCTGTGGCGCAAGTAATGTGCAAAAAGGACAAAAAGTTGCCGTAGCAATGCCGGGGACGATTTTGCCTGGAAATAAAAAAATAGAAGAAACGACCATTCGCGGTGAACCATCCGCGGGCATGATTTGCGCATTGGATGAACTGGGGTTCAATGAACAGTTGCTGGCAAAAACGGAGCAAGATCAAATTGTGGAATTGCCGGAAAAAGCAGCATCCGGGGATGACGCACTTGAGATACTGGGGTTGAACGATGTGATCATGGAACTTGATTTGACCCCGAACCGGCCGGACTGTTTAAGCATGCTCGGGGTCGCTTACGAATTGTCCGCGTTGTTGGATCGCCCGATTCACCATCCCGAGTACACACATGGAGTGATTCGTAAAAATGCCGCCGATCGTATCGCCGTTGAAGTCACCAATGGCGAAGACGTTCCTTATTACGGGGCGAAAGTGATCGATAAAGTAACGGTGGCTCCATCGCCGCTATGGCTGCAGACACGTTTAATGGCTGCCGGCATTCGTCCGATCAACAATATTGTGGATATTACAAACTACGTCTTGTTGGAGTATGGGCAACCCCTCCATGCTTTTGACTATGACCGGTTTGGTTCCGAGGAAATCGTGACGAGACGAGCGGAACAAGAGGAAAAAATCGAGACGTTGGATGGACAGGATCGAACTCTCTCCGGCGGGGAAGTGTTGATCACGAATGGCAATGCTCCGATGGCAATCGCTGGCGTGATGGGCGGTGCCTCAGCAGAAGTGCAGACGGACACCACCAGCGTTTTGTTGGAATCCGCACAATTTGATGCGTTGCAAGTCAGAAAAACATCGGGAAAGTTAGGATTGCGCAGTGAATCAAGCCAGCGATTCGAAAAAGGGCTTGATTTCGAGCGCACTGCCGAAGCTGCGGAAAGGGCAGCCACATTAATAGAACAAATTACCGGCGGCCTTGTGCTGAAAGGTACAGTTGAATCGGGGGAACTGCCGCCTGTTGTACAAGAAGTTCACTTGAATTTAGGGCGGGTAAACATGCGGCTTGGCACGGAACTTGGCGCGGAGGAAGTCGAGACGTTGTTGCATCGGCTCGGTTTGGAAGTGACGGATATCGGAAATAAATGGCAGGTCCGTATCCCTTCAAGACGCCTCGACCTTTCGATTGAAGAAGATTTAATGGAAGAAATCGCGCGTTTGTATGGGTATGATCGTATCCCGACTACATTGCCGGTTGGTGCGCGCTCAGCCGGGGCTTTGACAGACGAGCAAAAACGCCGTCGCAGATTGCGCCGGTTTCTGGAAAGCACGGGCATGCAAGAAGCAATCACTTATTCTCTCACAAGTGTACAAAAGGCAAATAAATTTTTACTGCCCCAAAGTAACCACAAGATGCGTGTGCTGATGCCTATGAGTGAAGAGCGTGAAGTTTTGCGAAGAAGCCTGATCCCTCATCTTTTGGAGGGCGGTGTTTATAACGCGAACCGCCAGCTTGATGATTTCTTTTTGTTTGAGATAGGTACAGTTTTTGAAGCCCAAGCGGATGAAAATAAGCAACCGGCGGAGCATGAACATGTAGCTGGCGTTTTAAGCGGCCAGTGGTACAATCATGCTTGGAACGGGGAAGAAATCGAGGTTGATTTCTATGTCGTAAAAGGAATGGTTGAAGGCATGTTAAAGCAAGCGGGAAAAGAAAAGAACGTATCATTTCGCGCCCGCAAACGGGAAGGGATGCATCCGGGACGATCCGCTGAGGTGCTTATTGATGGCGAAACCGTTGGTTTCCTTGGGCAGCTTCATCCGCTCGAACAAGAGGCGTATGGATTGTCGGCCACTTATCTGTTTGAATTAAATGCAAAAGTGATATTTGCCGCGGATAACGAGGAGTTCCGCTACCAACCGTTGCCTCGCTTTCCTGCCATAAGAAGAGATTTGGCCGTTGTTGCCGATGCGAATATTGCCGCGGCTGAAGTGGAAGCGGTCATCGCGGAGGCTTCGGGAGAATGGTTGGAAGATATTCATCTGTTTGATGTCTATCAAGGGGACAACATCGAAGCAGGCAAAAAATCGCTCGCGTATTCGCTGCTTTATCTAAACCGCGAACGCACACTGAAAGATGAAGAGATCGCGGAGATTCACGATGAAATTGTAGCTTCCCTGCGCTCGCGCCTAGGCGCATCCTTGCGCGAGTAG
- the pheS gene encoding phenylalanine--tRNA ligase subunit alpha has product MIERLKTLESEALEAIQTSDDKKALEQVRIRYLGKKGAITEVLRGMGQLSAEERPVVGQKANEVRERIQEELAKKAEVFEQAELEQRLANEEIDVTLPGRPMNQGSTHPLTAVVEEIEDIFIGLGFEVTEGPEVETDYYNFEMINLPPNHPARDMQDSFYISDDTLLRTQTSPVQARTLQKHEGEGPVRIICPGKVYRRDEDDATHSHQFMQIEGLYVDENVRMSDLKGIFDTFVKQYFGRDREIRLRPSFFPFTEPSAEIDVTCGICAGEGCRICKQSGWIEVLGSGMVHPRVLELNGFDPDVYSGFAFGMGVERFAMLKYGIDDIRHFYTNDTRFLSQFQHL; this is encoded by the coding sequence ATGATTGAACGATTAAAGACGCTTGAATCAGAAGCGCTCGAAGCCATACAGACAAGCGATGACAAGAAGGCACTCGAACAAGTGCGTATCCGTTATCTTGGAAAAAAAGGCGCCATTACAGAAGTGCTTCGCGGGATGGGGCAACTATCTGCCGAAGAAAGACCTGTCGTTGGCCAAAAGGCCAATGAGGTCCGCGAGCGTATACAAGAGGAACTGGCCAAGAAAGCAGAGGTTTTTGAGCAAGCCGAATTGGAACAAAGGCTTGCAAACGAAGAAATCGATGTGACCTTGCCGGGACGGCCGATGAATCAGGGGTCCACCCATCCGCTTACCGCCGTTGTGGAAGAGATCGAGGATATTTTTATCGGCTTGGGGTTTGAAGTGACGGAAGGGCCTGAAGTTGAAACGGATTATTATAACTTCGAAATGATCAATTTACCTCCGAATCATCCAGCCCGTGATATGCAAGATTCTTTTTACATTAGTGATGACACCCTTTTGCGAACGCAAACGTCACCGGTGCAGGCACGGACATTGCAAAAGCATGAGGGGGAAGGGCCGGTAAGGATTATTTGTCCGGGAAAAGTCTATCGCCGCGACGAAGATGACGCCACCCACTCCCATCAATTTATGCAAATTGAAGGGCTGTACGTCGATGAAAATGTGCGAATGAGTGACTTGAAAGGGATATTTGATACGTTTGTGAAACAATATTTTGGCCGGGACCGAGAAATTCGGTTGCGCCCCAGCTTCTTTCCATTTACTGAACCTTCAGCTGAGATCGATGTCACTTGCGGCATTTGTGCCGGTGAAGGTTGCAGAATATGCAAGCAAAGCGGCTGGATTGAAGTGTTAGGTTCGGGGATGGTTCACCCGCGTGTTTTGGAATTAAATGGTTTTGATCCCGATGTCTATAGTGGATTCGCGTTTGGCATGGGCGTGGAACGTTTTGCCATGCTGAAATACGGCATTGACGATATCCGTCATTTTTACACGAATGACACGCGCTTTTTATCACAGTTCCAACATTTATAA
- the zapA gene encoding cell division protein ZapA, with amino-acid sequence MAGQQANNQDKRRTTVTIYGDQYTVISDESKNHVNDVSKHVDAKMREMKRVNPYLDTRRLAVLTAINIADEYLKMQKDQGYISEEED; translated from the coding sequence GTGGCTGGTCAGCAAGCAAACAATCAGGATAAAAGACGAACAACGGTCACGATCTATGGGGATCAATATACGGTTATCAGTGATGAATCAAAGAATCATGTCAATGATGTTTCCAAGCATGTGGATGCTAAAATGAGAGAAATGAAAAGGGTGAACCCTTACCTTGATACGAGGCGCCTCGCTGTCCTTACAGCGATCAATATTGCGGATGAGTATTTGAAAATGCAAAAGGATCAAGGATACATTTCGGAAGAAGAGGACTAA
- the sspI gene encoding small acid-soluble spore protein SspI has protein sequence MDFNLRNAILDNVSGSDTSQIEATINDAMNSGEEKMLPGLGVLFEVYWNEVDQEERQEVINQIANGVR, from the coding sequence ATGGATTTTAACTTGCGCAATGCTATATTGGATAACGTATCCGGAAGTGATACGTCACAAATCGAAGCCACGATCAACGATGCCATGAATAGCGGCGAAGAGAAAATGTTGCCCGGCTTAGGCGTATTGTTTGAAGTGTACTGGAATGAAGTGGATCAAGAGGAAAGACAGGAAGTGATCAATCAGATTGCAAACGGGGTCCGCTAA
- a CDS encoding SDR family NAD(P)-dependent oxidoreductase, producing the protein MIFSETALQNEHVLITGATGGIGKETAKVAVSMGALVTITARNEEKLHDLQKELEEITDASNIYVRPADLNSEESRRALVEDARGRFGLISGLVNSAGIAGNQKIEDMDEGFLHELMALNYYSAVMLSKHAYKQMMEKQQGAIVNVSSLSGMRGTFANTAYAGSKFALIGFTQSFAVEAIEHGVRVNAVSPGFVNTEMGKQSIERKAERNDRSYLEQMRDVQAGLPSGRITEPEEVANTIAYLLTDAAVNIVGESVKISGGSVMR; encoded by the coding sequence ATGATTTTTTCAGAAACTGCTTTGCAAAATGAACATGTGCTGATTACGGGAGCCACAGGCGGGATTGGCAAGGAAACAGCAAAGGTGGCTGTCTCCATGGGGGCTCTTGTTACCATTACCGCCCGGAACGAAGAAAAACTACATGATTTGCAAAAAGAACTGGAAGAAATAACGGACGCGAGTAATATTTATGTGCGTCCGGCTGATCTCAATTCCGAAGAAAGCCGTCGCGCGCTTGTGGAAGATGCACGGGGACGGTTTGGTTTGATCTCAGGATTGGTCAATTCGGCGGGCATAGCCGGCAATCAAAAGATAGAAGACATGGATGAAGGTTTTTTGCATGAGTTGATGGCGTTAAATTATTATTCGGCTGTAATGCTCAGCAAACACGCGTACAAGCAAATGATGGAAAAACAACAGGGAGCGATCGTGAACGTTTCATCCTTATCCGGCATGCGGGGAACTTTTGCGAATACTGCTTATGCCGGCAGCAAATTTGCTTTGATTGGTTTTACGCAATCGTTTGCCGTTGAAGCAATCGAACACGGGGTGCGAGTAAATGCGGTTTCCCCAGGGTTTGTGAACACAGAGATGGGTAAACAATCCATTGAACGAAAAGCGGAGCGAAATGATCGTTCATATTTAGAGCAGATGAGAGACGTACAAGCAGGTTTGCCTTCCGGCCGTATCACGGAACCGGAAGAAGTGGCGAATACCATAGCCTATCTCCTCACGGACGCTGCTGTAAACATCGTTGGAGAAAGCGTAAAAATCTCCGGCGGCAGTGTCATGCGGTAA
- a CDS encoding FAD-dependent oxidoreductase yields the protein MADQHTEEKFAETSWQASADIPDFDPLKDDINTDVVIVGGGITGITAAYLLVREGFQVALVEAGKLLNGTTGHTTAKVTAQHGMIYDEFIQHFGQTNARLYYEASQEAMAFIRETIDEHGINCDFRTQDAYLYATTPKYKKKLEKEAAAYEKLNIDGELLEELPIDMNVKNALVMKDQAQFHPLHYLSPLIKTIVDKGGRIFENTTAVHVERGEEQSVITRGDARVQAKYILSCSHFPFYEGTGFYFTRMHAERSYVVAIKPKTEYQGGMYLSVDHPTRSLRSANIDGEELVLVGGESHKTGQGIDTHEHYNALQTFGDDVLGIEKQVNRWSTQDLTTLDKLPYIGPLTSQTSEQNILVATGYRKWGMTNGTAAALLLKDLVLEKENRYASLFTPSRFHADPSLKHFLKENFDVAKHLVEGKAESSNKEMKGLAKDEGAVVRVDGKRKGAYRDKDGELHVVDTTCTHVGCEVNWNGADRTWDCPCHGSRFSYSGEVIEGPAEKPLQKEYKMIESMMSERSGY from the coding sequence ATGGCAGATCAACATACCGAAGAAAAGTTTGCGGAAACGTCTTGGCAAGCATCGGCAGACATCCCGGACTTTGATCCGTTAAAAGATGATATTAACACAGATGTTGTTATTGTGGGCGGGGGGATTACAGGCATTACCGCCGCCTATCTCCTCGTCCGGGAAGGGTTTCAAGTTGCGTTGGTAGAAGCCGGAAAACTGCTCAATGGAACAACCGGGCATACCACCGCGAAAGTTACCGCTCAACACGGCATGATCTACGATGAATTTATCCAACATTTTGGACAGACAAATGCACGGTTGTACTATGAAGCGAGTCAGGAAGCAATGGCGTTTATTCGTGAAACGATTGACGAGCATGGGATCAACTGTGATTTTCGCACGCAAGACGCTTATCTTTACGCAACAACTCCGAAATATAAAAAGAAATTGGAAAAAGAAGCAGCGGCTTATGAAAAGCTAAATATCGACGGGGAGCTTCTTGAGGAACTTCCGATTGATATGAACGTCAAAAATGCGTTGGTGATGAAGGATCAGGCCCAATTCCATCCCCTCCATTATTTATCACCGCTTATAAAAACCATCGTTGACAAAGGCGGCCGGATTTTTGAAAACACAACGGCCGTCCATGTGGAACGGGGAGAGGAGCAATCCGTGATTACCCGCGGGGATGCCCGTGTCCAGGCAAAATATATTTTATCTTGTTCACATTTTCCATTTTATGAAGGAACTGGTTTTTATTTTACCAGAATGCACGCGGAGCGTTCCTATGTCGTTGCCATAAAACCAAAGACGGAGTACCAGGGCGGCATGTATTTAAGCGTGGATCATCCCACGCGATCGCTTCGTTCTGCCAACATTGACGGGGAAGAGTTGGTTTTGGTTGGCGGAGAAAGCCATAAGACGGGACAGGGAATAGACACACATGAACACTACAACGCTTTGCAAACGTTCGGAGATGATGTGCTAGGCATCGAAAAACAGGTCAACCGTTGGTCCACGCAAGATTTGACGACGCTGGACAAACTTCCTTATATCGGCCCTTTGACCTCGCAAACTTCCGAGCAAAACATTCTTGTTGCCACCGGTTACCGAAAGTGGGGGATGACTAATGGGACAGCTGCTGCGCTGTTGCTGAAAGATCTTGTGCTGGAAAAAGAGAACCGTTACGCGTCCCTTTTTACACCCTCCCGTTTTCATGCCGATCCCAGCCTGAAACATTTTTTGAAAGAAAATTTCGATGTGGCGAAGCATCTCGTCGAAGGCAAAGCAGAGTCATCCAACAAGGAAATGAAAGGCTTGGCAAAGGACGAAGGCGCTGTCGTGCGGGTTGACGGAAAACGAAAGGGTGCGTATAGAGATAAAGATGGTGAGCTTCACGTCGTTGACACCACTTGCACCCACGTTGGCTGCGAGGTGAATTGGAACGGTGCGGACCGCACTTGGGACTGTCCTTGCCACGGCTCAAGGTTTTCCTACTCCGGCGAAGTGATCGAGGGGCCGGCAGAAAAACCTTTGCAAAAAGAATATAAAATGATTGAAAGCATGATGAGCGAGCGGTCCGGTTATTGA